In Sphingobium sp. Z007, one DNA window encodes the following:
- the rplV gene encoding 50S ribosomal protein L22 encodes MSKEKAPRRVADNEALAVGTQIRGSAQKLNLVATLIRGRKVEDALNILAFSKKAMAVDVRKVLASAIANAENNHNLDVDSLVVAEASVGKAFTLKRFHARGRGKSTRILKPYSRVRIVVREAGEEAEA; translated from the coding sequence ATGAGCAAGGAAAAAGCTCCCCGTCGCGTCGCCGACAATGAGGCGCTGGCCGTTGGCACGCAGATCCGTGGTTCGGCCCAAAAGCTGAACCTAGTGGCCACGCTGATCCGCGGCCGCAAGGTCGAGGACGCGCTGAACATCCTCGCCTTCTCCAAGAAGGCGATGGCCGTCGACGTGCGCAAGGTTCTGGCTTCGGCCATCGCCAACGCGGAAAACAACCATAATCTCGACGTCGATTCTCTCGTCGTCGCGGAAGCATCGGTAGGCAAGGCGTTTACGCTGAAGCGCTTCCATGCTCGCGGCCGCGGCAAGTCGACCCGTATCCTCAAGCCCTACAGCCGCGTGCGCATCGTCGTGCGTGAAGCTGGCGAAGAAGCGGAGGCGTAA
- the rpsC gene encoding 30S ribosomal protein S3, with amino-acid sequence MGHKSNPIGLRLQINRTWDSRWFAEGADYGRLLLEDLKIRQFIFKTLPQAAISKVVIERPAKLCRVSIYAARPGVIIGKKGADIEKLRKKLGALTSSDVSLNIVEIRKPEVDSKLVAQGIADQLERRVAFRRAMKRAVQSALRLGAEGIKITCGGRLGGAEIARVEWYREGRVPLHTLRANVDYAEATAHTAYGVCGIKVWIFKGEILGHDPFATDRLMLEAQTSGVRPAR; translated from the coding sequence ATGGGTCACAAGAGCAATCCGATCGGTCTTCGTCTCCAGATCAACCGTACCTGGGACAGCCGCTGGTTCGCCGAAGGCGCCGACTATGGTCGCCTTCTGCTGGAGGATCTCAAGATCCGCCAGTTCATCTTCAAGACGCTGCCGCAGGCCGCGATCTCCAAGGTCGTGATCGAGCGTCCGGCCAAGCTGTGCCGCGTATCGATCTATGCCGCCCGTCCGGGCGTCATAATCGGCAAGAAGGGTGCGGACATCGAAAAGCTTCGCAAGAAGCTGGGCGCGCTGACCTCGTCCGACGTGTCGCTGAACATCGTCGAGATCCGCAAGCCGGAAGTCGATTCCAAGCTCGTTGCACAGGGAATCGCCGATCAGCTGGAACGCCGCGTGGCTTTCCGTCGCGCCATGAAGCGTGCGGTGCAGTCGGCGCTGCGTCTGGGTGCCGAAGGCATCAAGATCACCTGCGGCGGCCGTCTGGGCGGCGCAGAGATCGCGCGCGTCGAATGGTATCGCGAAGGCCGCGTGCCGTTGCACACGCTGCGTGCGAACGTCGACTATGCCGAAGCCACGGCGCACACCGCCTATGGCGTTTGCGGCATCAAGGTCTGGATCTTCAAGGGCGAGATTCTCGGCCATGATCCGTTCGCGACCGACCGGCTGATGCTGGAGGCTCAAACCTCCGGCGTGCGCCCGGCGCGTTGA
- the rplP gene encoding 50S ribosomal protein L16 — MLQPKKMKFRKTFKGRIKGDAKGGSALNFGSYGLKAMEPERVTARQIEAARRAITRHIRRQGRLWIRIFPDVPVSKKPAEVRQGKGKGSVEYWAARVKPGRILFELDGVPGPLAAEAFSRAAMKLPIKTKVVARLGDTSHLEG, encoded by the coding sequence ATGCTGCAACCGAAGAAAATGAAGTTCCGCAAGACCTTCAAGGGTCGGATCAAGGGCGATGCCAAGGGTGGCTCGGCTCTGAACTTCGGTTCCTATGGCCTCAAGGCCATGGAACCAGAGCGCGTCACCGCGCGCCAGATCGAGGCGGCTCGCCGCGCGATCACCCGTCACATCCGCCGTCAGGGCCGGTTGTGGATCCGCATCTTCCCCGACGTGCCGGTGTCGAAGAAGCCTGCCGAAGTCCGTCAGGGCAAGGGCAAGGGTTCGGTCGAATATTGGGCCGCCCGCGTGAAGCCGGGTCGCATCCTGTTCGAACTGGACGGCGTGCCCGGTCCGCTCGCAGCAGAGGCCTTCTCGCGCGCCGCGATGAAGCTGCCCATCAAGACCAAGGTCGTCGCCCGCCTCGGCGACACCTCGCATCTGGAGGGTTAA
- the rpmC gene encoding 50S ribosomal protein L29, with the protein MANVADLKTKTDDELSTELNNLKREQFNLRFQAATNQLEKPSRVKEVRRSIAQIKTLQTERNSSAAK; encoded by the coding sequence ATGGCGAATGTTGCAGACCTGAAGACCAAGACGGACGACGAACTGTCGACCGAACTGAACAACCTGAAGCGCGAGCAGTTCAATCTGCGTTTCCAGGCGGCCACCAACCAGCTGGAAAAGCCCAGCCGCGTCAAGGAAGTCCGTCGGTCGATCGCGCAGATCAAGACCCTGCAGACGGAGCGTAACAGCTCCGCTGCCAAGTAA
- the rpsQ gene encoding 30S ribosomal protein S17 codes for MPKRVLTGTVVSDKTDKTVVVRVERKVKHALYGKIIRRSKKYHAHDEGNVYKEGETVRIEETAPISKLKTWKVIERVDTHKSPETAS; via the coding sequence ATGCCCAAGCGCGTGCTGACGGGAACTGTGGTTTCCGACAAGACCGACAAGACGGTGGTCGTTCGCGTGGAGCGCAAGGTAAAGCATGCGCTCTACGGCAAGATCATCCGCCGTTCGAAAAAGTATCACGCCCATGACGAGGGCAATGTCTACAAGGAAGGCGAGACGGTCCGAATCGAAGAGACCGCCCCGATTTCCAAGCTCAAGACCTGGAAGGTCATCGAGCGCGTGGACACCCACAAGTCGCCGGAAACGGCGTCCTGA
- the rplN gene encoding 50S ribosomal protein L14, translating into MIQMQSNLDVADNSGAKRVQCIKVLGGSKRRFAGVGDIIVVSIKEAAPRGKVKKGDVHRAVIVRTAKDIRRADGSVIRFDGNAAVLINKNEEPIGTRIFGPVVRELRAKKHMKIISLAPEVL; encoded by the coding sequence ATGATCCAGATGCAATCCAATCTTGACGTCGCTGACAACAGCGGCGCCAAGCGCGTCCAGTGCATCAAGGTGCTGGGCGGCTCGAAGCGTCGCTTCGCTGGCGTGGGCGACATCATCGTCGTCTCGATCAAGGAAGCTGCGCCGCGTGGCAAGGTGAAGAAGGGTGACGTGCATCGCGCCGTCATCGTGCGTACCGCCAAGGATATCCGCCGTGCAGACGGTTCGGTCATCCGCTTCGACGGCAACGCCGCTGTGCTGATCAACAAGAACGAGGAGCCGATCGGCACCCGTATCTTTGGCCCGGTCGTTCGCGAACTGCGCGCCAAGAAGCACATGAAGATCATCAGCCTTGCTCCCGAGGTGCTGTAA
- the rplX gene encoding 50S ribosomal protein L24, translating into MSAAKIKKGDKIVVLAGKDKGRTGAVLAVMPKDDKVLVEGINVHAKHRKPDQANPQGGIERKPAPLHISNVAVADKDGKPTRVRFEDRDGKKVRVAVKSGEVL; encoded by the coding sequence ATGAGCGCTGCTAAGATCAAGAAGGGCGACAAGATCGTTGTCCTTGCTGGCAAGGACAAGGGCCGTACCGGCGCTGTCCTGGCGGTGATGCCCAAGGACGATAAGGTCCTGGTGGAAGGCATCAACGTGCATGCCAAGCATCGCAAGCCCGACCAGGCGAACCCGCAGGGCGGCATTGAGCGCAAGCCTGCGCCGCTGCACATTTCTAACGTCGCTGTCGCCGACAAGGATGGCAAGCCGACCCGCGTCCGTTTCGAGGACCGCGACGGCAAGAAGGTCCGTGTCGCCGTCAAGTCCGGTGAGGTGCTGTAA